A stretch of Desulfitobacterium dichloroeliminans LMG P-21439 DNA encodes these proteins:
- a CDS encoding ArsR/SmtB family transcription factor, producing the protein MNNITIISKALSDPNRYQILMMLSKFERGELEEVCCNSPEEGLCNCDIVSTLGMLQSRVSYHMKELTEAGLIKEETRGKWKFYSLNHETLREYIRQITLDNNL; encoded by the coding sequence ATGAATAACATTACTATTATTTCAAAAGCACTAAGTGATCCGAACCGTTATCAAATCCTGATGATGTTATCAAAGTTTGAAAGGGGTGAACTCGAAGAAGTCTGCTGTAACTCCCCAGAAGAAGGGCTATGTAATTGTGATATAGTATCAACACTTGGGATGTTACAGTCTAGGGTTTCTTATCATATGAAAGAGTTAACCGAAGCAGGATTAATCAAAGAGGAAACGAGAGGCAAATGGAAGTTTTACTCTCTTAATCATGAGACATTAAGGGAATACATCAGACAGATTACTTTAGACAATAATCTTTAG
- a CDS encoding IS110 family transposase — protein sequence MSQFLHDFVVGIDVSSEFSIVAMLAPSGELIRKPFRIDHNPAGFHKLLDILKKEEERLERKPIYFVESTGIFHLPLFFFLRSNDLQGFVLNPLSVHSIKNFDLRKVKNDQKDAEAIARLAKYQDVKFSLVPEPQILALRMMTREYYALSDTLTEMKNRLCTDLYLLFPGFLDVFSNIFGKTALTVLKKFPSPRAIQAADTESLTSLISKISRKGTAWAEKKVNLLKDCAQLASSMPHEFSLLDAKIKVHIDGIKSMQASLDGIVKQIHAMIDSELFPADAKRNIELLDGIPGIGFLTAATLIAEMGDFSLFKSAKAFTAFFGIDPSVNQSGKFQGDRNKISKRGTRIGRRILFTIAMASIRTTRKGDEINPVLREFYAAKCVNKKKKVALVAVMHKLLHYIFAVLRDQKPFEIRQPKDHQSWRNTKLSQAPAA from the coding sequence TTGTCCCAGTTTCTTCATGATTTTGTTGTTGGAATCGATGTTTCTTCTGAATTCTCAATCGTTGCAATGCTCGCTCCCTCCGGGGAACTAATCCGCAAACCTTTTCGGATTGATCATAATCCTGCTGGCTTTCATAAACTGCTCGATATCCTAAAAAAAGAAGAAGAGCGGTTAGAACGAAAGCCCATCTACTTCGTAGAATCTACGGGTATCTTTCATTTACCACTCTTCTTCTTCTTGAGGTCGAATGACCTCCAAGGTTTTGTGCTCAACCCCTTGAGTGTTCATTCTATCAAAAACTTTGACTTAAGAAAAGTGAAAAATGATCAAAAAGATGCTGAAGCGATTGCTAGGCTTGCTAAATACCAAGATGTTAAGTTTTCTCTGGTTCCTGAGCCTCAAATTCTGGCTCTACGCATGATGACCCGAGAATATTATGCTTTGTCGGATACCCTCACTGAGATGAAGAATAGGCTATGCACCGATCTCTATCTTCTTTTCCCAGGATTCCTTGATGTGTTCTCTAATATCTTTGGCAAAACAGCTTTAACCGTTCTGAAAAAGTTCCCTTCACCGCGAGCCATTCAGGCGGCTGATACAGAATCGCTAACTTCGCTTATTTCGAAAATCAGTCGTAAGGGTACGGCTTGGGCCGAAAAGAAGGTGAACTTACTCAAGGACTGCGCGCAGCTTGCCTCATCCATGCCTCATGAGTTCTCTTTGCTGGATGCTAAGATCAAAGTCCATATCGATGGGATCAAAAGCATGCAGGCCAGTTTAGACGGGATTGTAAAGCAAATTCATGCGATGATAGACTCTGAGCTCTTTCCTGCTGATGCCAAGCGGAATATTGAGCTTCTTGATGGCATACCCGGTATTGGCTTTCTAACGGCTGCTACGCTCATTGCGGAGATGGGAGACTTCAGTCTTTTCAAGTCTGCTAAGGCCTTTACAGCCTTCTTTGGGATTGATCCATCTGTCAATCAGTCTGGAAAATTCCAAGGTGACAGAAACAAAATCTCTAAGCGTGGCACACGGATAGGGAGAAGAATTCTGTTTACCATCGCTATGGCTTCCATTCGTACAACGCGCAAAGGTGATGAGATTAATCCGGTTCTGCGAGAATTCTACGCGGCAAAATGCGTTAACAAGAAGAAAAAGGTAGCTCTCGTAGCCGTAATGCATAAACTTCTCCACTACATCTTTGCTGTTCTTCGTGACCAGAAACCCTTTGAGATCAGGCAACCTAAGGATCATCAATCCTGGAGAAATACAAAGCTCAGTCAAGCACCTGCGGCTTAA
- the nrfD gene encoding NrfD/PsrC family molybdoenzyme membrane anchor subunit, whose product MTVNNMYTFMNESNWEALVPLYFFIISISAGSLMIASLSTVFGMKHYDVLVRPAAFTSLIALALAPLFLILDLQQPMRFLYVINPLNFNVHSPMSWGGWLLILYGITLVLFAMRFITGSASSQAVAETAATASGDNKVLNTLVFIFALLLSAYPGFELGVIKAKVLWNTELLPVYFITTSLLAGLAILILAVRFTAKKELSEKLVSSAKTLAISLIVISLIWIASRSIILATSGLESQLAVQTLWSSGWFVVGELVLGLLAPLALLLFGNVNKNRTVFTVVSVLLLIGVFSMRYSLVFAGLAAVMP is encoded by the coding sequence TTGACGGTTAATAACATGTATACATTTATGAATGAATCAAATTGGGAGGCATTGGTTCCATTATATTTCTTTATAATAAGCATTAGTGCAGGTAGCTTAATGATTGCCTCTTTAAGTACAGTATTTGGGATGAAGCATTATGATGTCCTTGTTCGCCCGGCGGCATTTACTTCTTTAATTGCCCTTGCACTAGCTCCGTTGTTCTTGATTCTTGATTTGCAACAACCAATGCGTTTTTTGTATGTAATTAATCCACTTAATTTTAATGTTCATTCACCTATGTCTTGGGGTGGATGGCTTCTGATTTTATACGGTATTACGTTGGTTTTATTTGCGATGAGATTTATTACAGGTTCTGCTTCTTCCCAAGCCGTTGCTGAGACTGCTGCCACAGCAAGTGGCGACAATAAGGTTTTAAACACGCTAGTCTTTATTTTCGCGTTATTGTTGAGTGCCTACCCTGGGTTCGAATTGGGTGTAATTAAAGCGAAAGTCTTATGGAATACTGAGCTGTTACCTGTATACTTCATAACCACTAGTCTACTTGCCGGACTTGCTATTCTTATACTTGCTGTTCGATTTACAGCAAAAAAAGAGTTAAGTGAGAAGTTAGTTTCTTCAGCTAAAACGCTTGCAATTAGTTTAATTGTAATTAGCTTAATATGGATTGCCTCAAGAAGTATAATTTTAGCTACTTCTGGACTTGAATCACAATTAGCTGTACAAACTCTTTGGAGTTCTGGATGGTTTGTTGTTGGCGAGTTAGTATTGGGTTTACTCGCACCGCTTGCTCTTCTACTCTTTGGAAATGTAAACAAAAATCGAACCGTGTTTACAGTAGTTTCAGTGTTGTTACTAATTGGAGTGTTTTCGATGAGGTATTCCTTGGTATTTGCCGGTCTCGCTGCAGTAATGCCCTAA
- a CDS encoding response regulator, translating into MKKIKVFLVDDHTIFRQGIRLLLNLQSDLEVIGEADNGAQAISMVLQLNPDVVLMDIAMKGMDGLTATKDILAGAPKTKVILLTQYENREYILPAIKIGASGYVLKRAAADEVVNAIRATYQGRSFLDPEIAEIVVNAYRHGNEDEYETLTEREREILILLAKGHTNNEIAPILNISSKTVDYHRSNLMKKLGVHSKVELTKYALKRGLIQ; encoded by the coding sequence ATGAAGAAAATCAAGGTCTTTCTGGTCGATGACCATACTATTTTTCGTCAGGGTATTAGGCTGCTGTTAAACTTACAGAGCGATTTGGAAGTTATTGGTGAAGCTGATAATGGGGCTCAAGCAATTTCGATGGTACTCCAACTAAATCCTGATGTTGTACTAATGGACATTGCGATGAAAGGGATGGATGGGCTAACCGCTACTAAGGATATATTGGCAGGGGCTCCTAAGACTAAAGTCATTCTTTTGACACAATATGAGAATAGAGAATATATTCTTCCCGCTATAAAAATTGGTGCATCTGGTTATGTTCTCAAAAGGGCTGCGGCAGATGAAGTGGTTAATGCCATCCGAGCAACGTATCAGGGACGTTCATTTTTAGACCCTGAAATAGCAGAAATTGTGGTCAATGCTTATAGACATGGGAATGAAGATGAATATGAAACTTTAACAGAGCGAGAAAGAGAGATTCTCATACTTTTAGCAAAGGGACACACCAATAACGAAATTGCTCCTATATTAAATATTAGCTCAAAAACGGTTGATTATCATCGATCAAATCTAATGAAAAAGTTAGGTGTTCATAGTAAGGTTGAATTAACTAAGTATGCTTTAAAAAGGGGTCTTATTCAATAA
- a CDS encoding PAS domain S-box protein, with amino-acid sequence MIIITVILIVVMGLLTMGAISTIVEQAMTQQLEEQGSTYSRMAADNVANPLLDGNVLIVQRTIENLLQTGSGISYVYVIDNDGKVIAHTFSGGFPSSLTNTNILKSNQITNTMLLNVQSQGLIRDVGVRILEGLNAEIHVGFSQDIISQWTYNVRNLMLNLTVYGVLIGAVAALVLSTLITRPLKKLASHALRLGKGNLEEDIIIRGRDEIVELAGCLNRMRKDLFTGMQMLRQSEESNRTLLEAISAAGEGIVVFQDSENHKSAMTYVNEQYENLTGYSKEELFEMEGNEIVDSESRKQVEEVWVLSERGLILPKQIEIAIERKDGSKLYLEASYCNITYEGSQAIICINRDITEKKKTSMEIIRKNRELAALNELSKAISGQMNFKGKLDEALNTILQVVGKQAGWILVYNERDDVNKAELMCQIGILPEEALAQTKQFQRCTNFPPPNSNSIQVHSSLSTACPIKQLYLPDGTKALSHVYVPLSYKDRVLGVLNIIASDLESFAKEDLNLLNSIGLQLGVAIENAELWVELNKKEILRKQLLNKVITAQEEERKRISRELHDESSQTIAALGIGLKSAIEIMQFDQEYALTVLEDLKNKTSMILKELHQIIYDLRPSLLDDLGLMPAIRWYVESRLETTGMKPHVTFAGNPIRLPDDIEMTIFRIVQESITNAIKYSNAKNVYVGLQFDLNSLEVFIEDDGVGFNIEKAFSQIDGKESLGLLGMTERAELVGGEIDIKSRIDSGTRISLKLDFPDFETS; translated from the coding sequence ATGATTATCATTACCGTAATATTGATCGTTGTCATGGGGCTTTTAACTATGGGCGCTATTTCTACAATCGTCGAACAAGCAATGACTCAACAATTAGAGGAACAGGGCTCAACGTATTCACGGATGGCTGCTGATAACGTTGCTAATCCCCTTCTAGATGGAAACGTTCTCATAGTACAGCGAACAATAGAAAATCTATTACAAACAGGCTCAGGAATTTCCTATGTTTATGTCATCGATAATGATGGGAAAGTGATCGCCCATACATTTAGTGGAGGTTTCCCAAGCAGTTTGACAAACACTAATATACTTAAATCAAATCAAATTACAAACACCATGCTCTTAAATGTACAGTCACAAGGTTTAATCCGTGATGTAGGAGTTCGTATTTTAGAGGGGCTTAATGCTGAAATTCATGTTGGATTCAGTCAGGATATTATTTCTCAATGGACTTATAATGTTAGAAATCTTATGTTAAATCTAACGGTTTATGGAGTTTTGATAGGAGCCGTGGCAGCGTTAGTTCTAAGTACTTTAATTACAAGGCCATTAAAAAAGTTAGCTTCTCATGCTCTTCGATTGGGTAAGGGTAATCTCGAAGAGGATATTATTATAAGGGGTAGGGATGAAATTGTAGAACTTGCGGGATGTCTTAACCGAATGAGAAAGGATTTATTTACGGGTATGCAGATGCTCCGCCAGTCTGAAGAGAGTAATCGAACATTGCTTGAAGCCATAAGTGCTGCTGGAGAAGGGATTGTAGTATTCCAAGACAGTGAGAATCACAAAAGCGCCATGACGTATGTTAACGAGCAATACGAAAATTTAACAGGATATTCAAAAGAAGAACTTTTCGAAATGGAAGGGAATGAAATCGTAGATTCCGAAAGCAGAAAACAGGTTGAGGAGGTTTGGGTTCTTTCAGAGCGCGGGTTAATACTACCAAAGCAAATAGAGATTGCCATCGAAAGAAAAGACGGTTCGAAACTTTACTTGGAAGCAAGCTATTGTAATATTACTTACGAAGGTAGCCAAGCCATTATCTGTATTAACAGAGATATAACCGAAAAAAAGAAGACTTCTATGGAAATTATCCGCAAAAATCGTGAACTAGCTGCTCTGAATGAGCTTTCTAAGGCAATAAGTGGTCAAATGAATTTTAAGGGTAAATTAGACGAGGCATTGAATACAATACTTCAGGTTGTTGGAAAGCAAGCTGGTTGGATTTTGGTGTATAATGAGAGAGACGATGTGAATAAAGCTGAACTCATGTGTCAAATCGGCATTCTACCAGAAGAAGCATTAGCTCAGACCAAGCAATTTCAAAGGTGTACCAACTTTCCACCCCCCAATTCGAATTCTATTCAAGTACATTCCTCTTTGAGTACAGCTTGTCCTATTAAACAATTATATTTGCCTGATGGAACAAAAGCTTTAAGTCATGTCTATGTACCCCTGAGTTATAAAGATAGAGTTCTAGGAGTTTTAAATATTATCGCTTCTGACTTGGAGTCATTTGCAAAAGAAGATCTTAACCTGCTGAATTCCATAGGGTTGCAGCTAGGTGTAGCTATAGAAAATGCAGAGTTGTGGGTTGAACTCAATAAAAAAGAAATATTAAGAAAGCAGCTCTTAAATAAGGTAATTACAGCTCAAGAGGAAGAACGGAAACGAATTTCACGTGAGCTGCATGATGAAAGTAGTCAAACCATAGCGGCGCTAGGTATTGGGTTAAAGTCTGCTATTGAAATTATGCAATTTGATCAAGAGTATGCCTTAACGGTTCTTGAAGATTTAAAGAATAAGACTTCAATGATCCTAAAAGAGTTGCATCAAATAATATATGATTTAAGACCATCTCTTTTGGATGATTTAGGTTTGATGCCCGCAATTCGGTGGTATGTAGAAAGCCGATTGGAAACTACAGGGATGAAACCCCATGTGACGTTTGCTGGAAATCCCATACGACTTCCTGATGACATAGAGATGACCATCTTTCGTATTGTCCAAGAATCAATCACTAATGCAATCAAATACTCAAATGCCAAGAATGTTTATGTAGGACTTCAATTTGACCTGAATTCTTTAGAGGTGTTTATAGAAGATGATGGTGTCGGATTTAATATAGAAAAGGCATTTAGTCAAATCGATGGAAAAGAGTCTCTAGGACTTTTAGGGATGACGGAAAGAGCAGAATTAGTAGGTGGGGAAATAGATATTAAATCTAGGATTGATAGTGGTACCCGGATATCATTGAAATTGGATTTTCCTGATTTTGAGACCAGCTAA
- a CDS encoding C-GCAxxG-C-C family protein, which produces MDRKYRVCKQAEDYYRRGDYFCSEAIVRSIRDEFNMDVSDDVIAMASGFPVGMGGSGCTCGALAGGIMALGLFFGRREPGDPRVNHTMALAKELHDHFTSQHKSTCCRVLTRGMKLGSPVHMEQCISITGEIAEKTTELIERELLKNTFI; this is translated from the coding sequence ATGGATAGGAAATATAGGGTTTGTAAACAAGCAGAAGACTACTATCGCCGGGGAGATTACTTTTGTTCAGAGGCGATTGTTCGGAGTATCCGCGACGAATTCAACATGGATGTGTCCGACGATGTCATTGCCATGGCATCGGGCTTTCCTGTGGGAATGGGAGGATCAGGTTGCACCTGTGGCGCTTTAGCAGGAGGTATAATGGCTCTTGGTTTATTTTTCGGACGCCGTGAACCCGGTGATCCAAGGGTTAATCATACCATGGCGCTCGCTAAAGAGCTTCATGACCACTTCACTTCTCAGCACAAATCAACTTGCTGTCGTGTCTTAACAAGAGGCATGAAATTAGGTTCTCCTGTGCACATGGAGCAGTGTATCTCCATAACAGGAGAAATTGCTGAGAAGACGACTGAACTTATAGAAAGAGAACTCCTAAAGAATACCTTCATCTAA
- the phnD gene encoding phosphate/phosphite/phosphonate ABC transporter substrate-binding protein — MTIHKKFKFFLRIKLDFPSYKVIALFFFLLSTLLAGCSNQGEKAIDIDLTNRSYTEVRSNSPDSSDVIYFGFDRRLETKEDVKMYVPLLKYLEKETGYNFKIHVTPVKSSVVEELGQGKIQMAAIGTLGYLQASENYGAVITVKGLNIEDKDRYKAAIVARPDSPIMRISDIRGQSFAFGDPTSTQGHLIPRIMLSQKGIEMSSLKYYQNFASHSEVANAVMSGRFDAGGIQDTLAKSLETDGLLKIVAVSEEYPSSGIAFSKGVSGDVVSRITQALIKFDPEGEEKVGLYHWERSEMRHGFTQANDEDYNTLRNWADKFGLLKKVDGEIN; from the coding sequence TTGACTATTCATAAGAAATTTAAGTTTTTTCTAAGAATTAAATTGGATTTTCCATCCTATAAAGTTATTGCTCTGTTCTTTTTTTTGCTATCAACCCTGCTTGCAGGCTGTAGTAATCAGGGAGAAAAAGCGATCGATATCGATTTAACTAACCGGTCCTATACGGAAGTTCGCTCCAATTCTCCCGACTCCTCAGATGTTATCTATTTTGGCTTTGACAGAAGGCTAGAGACAAAAGAAGATGTGAAGATGTATGTTCCCCTACTAAAATATTTGGAAAAGGAGACTGGGTATAATTTTAAAATACATGTTACTCCAGTCAAATCGAGTGTTGTTGAGGAGTTAGGACAAGGAAAAATCCAAATGGCAGCAATTGGTACATTGGGATACTTGCAAGCCTCTGAAAATTACGGAGCAGTCATTACTGTAAAAGGGCTTAACATAGAGGACAAAGATAGGTATAAAGCCGCGATTGTGGCCCGTCCCGATAGTCCTATAATGAGGATATCCGATATAAGAGGGCAGTCCTTTGCTTTCGGCGACCCAACTTCAACCCAAGGGCACTTGATTCCAAGAATCATGTTATCACAAAAAGGGATTGAAATGAGTTCGCTGAAGTATTACCAGAACTTTGCTTCGCACTCCGAAGTTGCTAATGCTGTTATGAGTGGTCGATTTGATGCAGGTGGTATTCAGGATACCCTTGCAAAATCACTTGAAACTGATGGGCTTCTGAAAATTGTAGCTGTTTCAGAGGAATACCCTAGCAGTGGTATTGCTTTTTCCAAAGGTGTTAGTGGAGATGTAGTTTCTAGAATTACTCAGGCATTAATAAAATTTGATCCTGAAGGAGAGGAAAAAGTTGGCCTTTATCATTGGGAGAGATCTGAAATGCGACATGGATTTACACAAGCAAACGATGAGGATTATAATACATTAAGAAATTGGGCTGATAAATTCGGGTTATTAAAGAAAGTGGATGGTGAAATTAATTGA
- the dsrO gene encoding sulfate reduction electron transfer complex DsrMKJOP subunit DsrO: MPQENKQKKYGMVIDLRKCVGCMSCSVSCKMENGVSFGVFRSWVNMTEKGDFPNVKRYYQPRLCNHCENAPCVEVCPVKASYKREDGIVLVDKEKCIGCGYCVVSCPYDARYMSKTQKVADKCTFCDHRVDNGGEPACVKNCMGKARIFGDLNDPNSKISQLISLNAVQVIKPEQGTKPQVFYISADFNQQPK, encoded by the coding sequence ATGCCCCAAGAAAACAAACAAAAAAAATACGGCATGGTAATTGATTTGAGAAAATGTGTCGGATGTATGTCTTGTTCGGTATCCTGTAAAATGGAGAATGGAGTCTCTTTTGGTGTTTTTAGGTCCTGGGTAAACATGACTGAAAAAGGTGATTTTCCAAATGTAAAGAGATATTATCAGCCAAGGCTTTGTAATCATTGTGAAAATGCTCCCTGCGTAGAGGTCTGTCCTGTTAAAGCTTCTTATAAGCGTGAGGATGGCATCGTTCTAGTTGATAAGGAGAAATGCATTGGATGTGGTTACTGTGTAGTTTCCTGCCCGTATGATGCTCGTTATATGAGTAAAACCCAAAAAGTTGCTGACAAATGTACCTTCTGTGATCATCGTGTAGATAATGGTGGAGAACCAGCATGTGTGAAAAACTGTATGGGAAAGGCACGGATTTTTGGAGATCTAAATGACCCGAACAGCAAGATTTCACAGCTCATTTCCCTTAATGCTGTTCAAGTGATTAAACCGGAACAAGGAACAAAACCTCAAGTATTTTATATATCGGCTGATTTTAATCAACAGCCTAAGTAA
- a CDS encoding molybdopterin-containing oxidoreductase family protein, protein MSSKNNSFSLSRRNFLKVSAAVTAATGMGFGANMLNIKKVSAEESEKLAKSLGNVEVKYTADVMCPSECAMEMWVKDGRITKIYGNDSCPFNDGACCAKGASGMQLIYSPERNKYPLIREGERGEGKFRRATWEEAIDYIGKKLVEIKKNYGAESVIMDAGDVTDRDQYYRLFHAFGTPNCVEHGSICDTPRRHGPKLMLGGKRIEPDVMRPVLVRQPDGSLKKDYTYYSKLIIYVGWNPFVATRINYESRGTVGAKVENGCKVIVVDPAHTNTASQADQWLPIRPGTDGDLFAAMLRYIIENDNPNDPLKKYIDWSFKELSVGWDEFEKEFKSWWGKTDPINGKSYFSLDWATDRTGLPIEQIAQVAHEFGITKPAALVWGMQSPGHHYNGYPASILGTALNIITGNIDVPGGAIDTELVKSDKGGDAKGSSLKKKKVKRLVDGKEVEGEVEHLHMDWYGDWPAAWDDVVGDYPRRFREGVALNYGPLKGHKYPIKGFMIRTGNPVMTGGNTKDWIDALTAKDSNGNYKVELVVNIDTLYLETGMYADVILPEASYAERMSLSDVYPSHQVLWLRDRVIEPLHEAKCPTDIMNMIAKKLSELGDADFKASDFWDKYKSEEDFVNEMLAPAPGRNHAGEPIPYPHLPLGYKLQGTPDSLDAGRVTIDHEKKVVKGELVTVDWMRKNKGVAVWPMSWNRFKVFDKEAGKHVASKAVAKTNSKLFEFTFSAYDKYNKLIAETGIIPRGLKEIGYDKYPNTFYWFETKWNPYTNKEYAKYKDEYPFQLICGRVHHAMTGTQMVPWLSEAPVEGIWMPLNNSFKHKIIDMNANNELEEVEKEFKENTFCVGTIAINADDAKKLGLKTGDLAILENPLGAQEKGKVYVTEGMRPGTIKLGFGTGGRFSPGIGPTSKNKDYTPNHSGLVDPNAHSPIMGMPCYADMIIKVIKA, encoded by the coding sequence ATGTCTAGCAAAAATAATTCCTTTTCTCTATCAAGAAGGAATTTCTTAAAAGTTTCTGCTGCTGTTACAGCTGCGACAGGAATGGGTTTCGGCGCGAATATGCTGAACATAAAAAAGGTTTCAGCAGAGGAATCTGAGAAACTGGCAAAAAGTTTAGGAAATGTTGAAGTAAAGTATACCGCGGACGTCATGTGCCCGAGTGAGTGCGCAATGGAAATGTGGGTTAAAGACGGCCGCATTACAAAAATCTACGGAAACGATAGCTGTCCTTTTAACGATGGCGCGTGTTGTGCTAAAGGTGCATCTGGTATGCAACTGATATACTCCCCTGAACGGAACAAGTATCCTCTGATTCGAGAGGGGGAACGCGGAGAAGGTAAGTTTAGAAGAGCAACCTGGGAAGAAGCTATTGATTACATTGGCAAGAAATTGGTTGAGATTAAAAAGAATTACGGTGCTGAATCAGTAATTATGGATGCTGGTGACGTTACTGATAGGGATCAATATTATCGCTTATTTCATGCTTTCGGGACTCCAAACTGTGTAGAGCATGGTTCCATTTGTGATACGCCACGTCGTCATGGTCCTAAGCTTATGTTGGGCGGCAAACGCATCGAGCCTGATGTTATGCGTCCTGTCCTCGTTAGACAGCCAGATGGTAGTCTGAAAAAAGACTACACCTATTATTCAAAACTTATTATTTATGTTGGTTGGAACCCATTTGTTGCTACACGGATCAATTATGAGAGTCGCGGAACTGTGGGGGCTAAAGTTGAAAACGGCTGTAAGGTTATTGTAGTCGACCCAGCACATACGAATACGGCATCTCAAGCTGATCAATGGTTACCAATTAGGCCGGGTACAGACGGTGACCTCTTTGCGGCAATGCTAAGATATATCATCGAAAATGACAATCCCAATGATCCGTTAAAGAAATATATTGATTGGAGTTTCAAAGAGCTCAGTGTTGGCTGGGATGAGTTTGAGAAGGAATTCAAATCCTGGTGGGGCAAAACTGATCCTATCAACGGTAAGTCTTACTTTAGTCTTGATTGGGCAACAGATAGAACCGGACTTCCTATAGAGCAGATTGCTCAAGTCGCTCACGAATTTGGAATCACAAAGCCAGCAGCACTCGTGTGGGGGATGCAAAGCCCAGGCCACCATTACAATGGCTATCCAGCATCAATTTTAGGAACGGCGCTCAATATTATCACTGGAAATATCGACGTACCAGGCGGGGCAATTGACACAGAACTTGTGAAGAGTGATAAGGGTGGAGATGCTAAAGGATCTAGCCTCAAGAAGAAAAAGGTAAAAAGATTAGTGGACGGCAAAGAAGTTGAAGGAGAAGTTGAACATCTTCACATGGATTGGTATGGAGATTGGCCTGCTGCATGGGATGATGTAGTGGGCGACTATCCAAGAAGATTTAGAGAAGGTGTTGCTCTAAATTATGGGCCGCTCAAGGGACATAAATATCCGATTAAAGGCTTTATGATTCGTACCGGTAACCCCGTTATGACCGGAGGAAATACTAAAGACTGGATTGACGCTTTGACTGCAAAGGATTCTAATGGGAATTATAAAGTGGAACTCGTCGTCAATATTGACACGCTCTACTTGGAAACCGGAATGTACGCAGATGTCATTCTTCCGGAAGCAAGTTATGCAGAGCGGATGAGTCTCTCTGATGTGTATCCATCACATCAAGTTCTTTGGTTAAGAGATCGAGTAATTGAACCACTTCATGAGGCTAAATGTCCGACCGACATCATGAATATGATTGCTAAAAAATTAAGTGAACTTGGTGATGCAGACTTCAAAGCAAGTGATTTCTGGGATAAGTATAAGAGTGAAGAAGATTTCGTTAATGAAATGCTCGCACCCGCACCAGGTCGCAATCATGCTGGAGAACCTATTCCTTATCCTCACCTTCCATTAGGTTATAAACTTCAAGGAACACCTGATTCACTGGATGCTGGTCGTGTAACAATTGACCATGAGAAAAAGGTTGTAAAAGGCGAACTAGTTACGGTTGATTGGATGCGCAAGAACAAAGGGGTTGCCGTATGGCCCATGAGTTGGAATCGCTTTAAGGTATTTGATAAAGAAGCAGGTAAGCATGTAGCAAGTAAGGCTGTAGCCAAAACGAACTCTAAATTGTTTGAATTCACATTTAGTGCTTATGATAAATACAACAAACTCATCGCGGAAACGGGTATTATTCCACGCGGATTAAAAGAGATTGGATATGATAAATATCCAAATACCTTCTACTGGTTCGAAACAAAATGGAACCCTTATACTAATAAGGAGTATGCAAAGTATAAGGATGAGTATCCATTCCAGCTCATCTGCGGCCGTGTTCACCATGCGATGACAGGAACACAAATGGTACCTTGGTTATCAGAGGCTCCTGTAGAAGGTATATGGATGCCTTTGAATAATTCCTTTAAGCATAAAATCATTGATATGAATGCTAATAATGAGTTAGAGGAAGTTGAAAAGGAATTTAAAGAGAATACATTCTGTGTGGGGACGATTGCCATTAATGCCGATGATGCTAAAAAATTAGGTCTAAAAACTGGCGATTTAGCCATTTTGGAAAATCCCCTTGGAGCACAAGAAAAAGGTAAAGTTTACGTTACAGAGGGAATGAGGCCTGGAACGATCAAACTTGGTTTTGGTACGGGAGGTCGTTTCTCCCCTGGAATAGGCCCAACTTCTAAGAACAAGGATTATACACCGAACCATAGTGGTTTAGTCGATCCGAATGCTCATAGTCCGATTATGGGTATGCCCTGTTATGCGGATATGATTATCAAAGTTATAAAAGCATAA